The bacterium genome includes the window AGCCCATCGCTGTACTCGGGTACGCAATTTGAGGCTACCCACCACGAATACCACCACCACGCCGTTGAGTGCGATCACCAGGGCTTGGGGAACCTGCACCGCTCGTTGCAGGGAGATGCCTCCGGCCAGCATTCCGCCGAACAGATAGGACGACAGCACCGTGAACAGCGGGTGAAGCCCTCCGAACAACGCGGTCACGATGCCGTTGAACCCCGCACTCTGGGTGAATGCCAACGGGCCGCCCTCGCCGATCAGCCGGTGCGATTCGCTTCCGAATACCAACACTGCACCGGCGATGCCAGCGCAGGCCCCGCTGAAGGCCAATGCCTGGGTGATACTCATCTCGACTTTCATGCCTGAAGCGCGCGAGGCGTGGGGGTTGTGGCCAACCGCCCGCAGGCGCATGCCCAGGCTGCTGCGGAACAACAGCAGGTACGCGAGAATGGCCACGACCAGGGCCACCACAATGCCCAGGTGCAGTCGCGTCCCCCCCGGCAATATGGGCAGATCGGCATTCTGAGTCAAGCGCTTGGTTTGCTGGATCCTGATGGCGCCAGGCTCGATGAGCCAATCCTCTAGCAAAAAGCTCATGAAGAACCCGGCGATGATGTTCATCATGATGGTGCTGAGAATCTCGTTGACCCCGCTGTAGGCCTTCAGGGCACCGGGGATCGCCCCCCAGACTCCTCCGCCGACTCCTCCAGCGATCATGACCAGCGGCACCAGGATCGGACGGGGGACATCGGGCAGGGCCAGTGCCACCAGCGTGGCCAGAATGGCGCCCATGATGATCTGGCCTTCGCCACCGATGTTGATGACACCGGTGCGGAAGGCGATACAAATGCCAACGCCGACCAGCATGAGGGGGATGGACTTCAGGGCGGTGGCAGCCAGTTCATCAGGACCCCCAAACGCTCCGGTGAACAGCTCCCGATAGCCGGTGAGCGGGTTGGCGCCGAACACCCCGAGGAGGATGGCGCCCACCACTAGGGCTGCAATCACCGCCCCCGCAGGCACCGCTAGTCCGGCAAAGGGACGCAAGAGGCGGCCAATGTCGAACCCAGAGATAAATCTCTGTTGATTGTCAGTCATTTTCAACATAGATTGCTCTGAGTTCCCCTCTGTTCACCGAAGCGATCAACTCGTGGAGGTTTCCATGCTGGTGACCTGTTGGTCAACCAAGGGGGGTTCTGGCACAACGGTGATTGCGGCCCTCGTCAGCCTACACGCCACCCAAGATCGAGACCGGCCTGTTCTGCTTGTCGACCTCAGCGGCGACCTGCCGGCGGTGTTCGGCTGTGCCGAGACGTCATCTGGATTGGCCGGGTGGCTCCGCAGCGACCTCGCCCCCTGTTCGCTTGAGAGGGTGCTCGAGGAGCTGACTCCCAACCTGTCGCTGCTTCCTCGAGGTCGAGGCCCATTGAGTGCCCGGCGGGCCGATGAGCTTGTGGATTGGCTGGCCTCTGACGGCATCGTGGTGGTGGACGCAGGGGTGCTGAGGGCCAAGGACGAATCCTCCGACCCCGGCTCGGATGACGAGCTTCGCTGGCGGCTGGTCGCCGAAGCCGACCGTTCGATGCTGGTAACCCGGGCGTGCTATTTAGCGCTGCGTCGAACGGTTTCGCTTCCGGTACGGCCCAGCGGGGTGGTGTTAGTTGCCGAGTCCGGCCGGGCCCTGACCCGGTCAGACTGCGAACGGGCCATCGGCGCACAGGTGTTGGCCACCGTCGCGGTTGATCCCGAAATCGCCCGAGCGGTGGATGCCGGGATGCTGCGCACCCGGGTGCCCAAGGGTGCGATCAAGGCTCTCAGTCGGCTGACCGAGGAGCTTTGAGCGGTGGCTTGGAGTCGTATCGGGGGAGGCAAGGAGGCCCTCAACCCATTCCTCTGTGATCCGTCAGTGTCGGAAATCATGGTGAACGGTCCCGGACCGGTGTGGGTAGAGCGCCGCGGGCGCTTGGAGGCCACCAACACCATCTTGGATACCGAAACAATCGAGCTGCTCATCGAGCAGACAGTGGCCCCTTTGGGCCGTCGCATCGACCGCAGCTCCCCGATGGTGGATGCCCGACTAAATGACGGATCCCGCCTCAATGCGGTTGTGCCGCCGGTGGCGGTGGACGGCCCCTACGTGACCATCCGCCGTTTCTCTGTTCACCCCGTTCCTCTTGAGGAATTCGCTTCTCCCGGCGTTGTGTCTGCCCTGCGATGGGCAGTGTCCGCCCGCTGCAACCTGGTGGTGTCGGGGGGCACTGGAGCGGGCAAGACAACCCTTCTGAATGCCCTGGCTGGCTCCATTGACCCCGGCGAACGGGTGGTGACAGTGGAGGACGCCGCCGAGCTGGCCCTCGCCAGCGACCACGTTGTGCGCCTTGAAGCCCGGCCGGTGGACGCCGATGGAGTATCCCCGGTCACCATCCGGCAGCTTGTGCGTAACGCCCTGCGCATGAGGCCCGACCGGATCATCGTGGGCGAAGTCCGAGGAGCGGAGACCCTCGACATGCTCCAGGCGATGAACACCGGCCATGAGGGTTCGCTGTCCACCTGCCATGCCAACAGCCCGGCCGACGCCCTCAGCCGACTAGAGACCATGGTGCTCCTCGATGGCGGTGCCGTTCCTCTGGCCGCAGTGAGGGATCAGATCGCCGCCGCATTGGATTTGGTGGTCCATGTCGCCCGCCGTCCACAGGGACAGCGGCGCATCGTCTCGCTGGCGGTGATCGACCGCTCAGATGAACGCGACGACGGAAGTCGGCCTCGGCTCCGCCAGATAGCCGACGAGCTTCGATTGCACAGCCTGCCGTCGGTCAAACCTCGGAAATCGAACGCCGGCGATCCCGATCCACGATGGCTTCGCCAATGACGGTGATCAAAGAGGCGCTTGGGGCGGCTGCCGAGCGGGTCCAGGCCATGGCCGCCCGGGCCGGGTTGAATGCGACGATAGCCCAAGTCCACAAAGGACTGGGAGCGGTGGCATTGTTCGGCGGGAGCTTCGGCGCTCTCCAAGCGGGAGTGATCGGTGCAATCGTCGGCACGGTGGTGTCAGTTGTCGGTGCCCTGATGTTGCTGAGAGCCAATCGTCATCGCCGCGACCAAGTTATGGAGGCGCAACTCCCCGGCTTCTTGGAGGCCATCGCCCGCGGCTTGCGAACCGGCCTGCAACTCGGTCCTGCGACGGTGGAGGCTGCTTCCAGCACACCACCTCCGCTGCACCATGAGGTATTGCCGTTGGCCGAGGAGCTTCGTCGAGGGCTGCGCAGCGCCGATGTGTTCGACCGCTGGGCCCGTCGCCGTCCCGGCAGCGGTTCCGGTCTGGCCGCGGCCGCAATGGCCTTTGCCGCTTCCGCCGGCGGCGCCCAGGCGCGGGCCATCGACGGGGTGGCGGCCACCTTGAGGGATCGGGCGGCCCTCGAACTGGAGGTGCGCTCGCTCACCTCTCAGGCCCGGGTCTCGGCGATGATGATCGCGGCCCTGCCCGTGGGCTTCATGCTCCTGTCAGCTGGCGTGGGCGACCATGCGGTCAGCTTCATGTTCACCACTCGACTCGGCTTGGCCTTTCTCGCCTGCGGCCTGGGCCTCGATGCGATCGGCGCGTGGTGGATGCGTCGGATTGTCAACTCCCGAGACTGACATGGTCCTTCCCATCGTCTTGGGTTTGCTGTGGGCAGCCGTGGTGCTCCTCTGGGGGTGGCAGGCACGTCCCCGCCAGATCCGATCTCCCTCACCGAGCCCGACACGGTCCCGCTCGTCGAAGACCGCTCCCGTTGTCGGTATGGCATTGGCAGCGGTGATTGCATTGGCAATTCATCCTGTGCTCGGAGTGGGGGTGGGTTTGTTCATGTGGATCGTTCCCCACCGCCGCCGGGCGCAGTTGCAGCACCGCAAGCAAGCTGAAGTCATCGAAGAACTGCCTGAAGTGGTCGATCTGCTCCGGTTGGCTGTTTCGTCGGGGCTCAATGTTCATCTAGCGGTGGCCGCAGTAGGGGAGCGTCTCGGCGGTCCCGTGGGCCTTGGCTTGGCGGGTGCCGTTCAGCGGGCTCAGGACGGGATGCGCCTGGCCGATGCGCTAGAACCGCTGCCCGATTCCGTCGGCGAGCCGGTGCGTCCCCTCGTCAGAGTGTTGATCGATGGCGATCGCTACGGCACCGAATTGGAGCCCGCTCTGGCTCAGCTGGCCGCCGACAGCCGACTGTTGCGCCGCCACCGTGCTGAAGAGCAGGCTCGCCGTCTGCCGTTGCGCCTATTGCTGCCCTTGGTGGTTTGCATTCTGCCCGCTTTCATCCTCCTCACCCTGGCCCCGGTCTTGGCCGAAACGCTTACCATTCTGCGCCAATGACCAAATCCGCATCTTCCCCCGCCACTTCATTTCCACACAGGTACACAGCATGTTCTTGCTTCGATGGCTCATTGCTCTTCACTCATGGACGGCCCGAATTCGATCCGACCGGGGTCAGGCGACCGCCGAATATGCCCTCATTCTCTTGGGGGCTGCCGCGATAGCCATGCTCCTCGTGACCTGGGTCACCAGGACCAACCGAATCTCCAACCTTCTCGACGCTGTATTCCGCCACATCACCGGCCTTGTCGGCTAGCGGCCCGGCTGCGGGCCCCGCAGCCCGAGACCGAGGACAGGCTGCGGTAGAGACTGCTCTGGTGCTTCCGCTGATCATGGCGGTGGCGTTGGCGCTGGTTCAGGTGGGGCTGTTGGTGCGCGACCACGTTTTGGTCGTACATGCGGCCCGAGAGGCAGCCCGCGCCGCGGCGGTCGACCCCACCACCGAGGCGGCTACCGTCGCCGCGCTTGCTGCCACCAGTCTGGACCCGGACAGATTGCTGGTGGAAACGCAGGGAAGCCGGACGACCGGCGGCCTCCTCCGAGTCACCGTGCGCTTTCGGCCCGAGCCCGCGGTGCCCTTGGTGGGCGGCCTGTTCCCCTCCGTGACCATCCAAGAGGCGTTGACCGTTCGCGTAGAATAGCTGCTCTGGACCGAAACGAATTGGAACCACCACTAGTCTGATATGTCGTGGAATTCAGCGTCACCGTTGCCTCCCATAAGGGATGGGAGGTTCTGACGGTTACCGGTGAGATCGACATGGCCACCGCGCCCCGATTCCGCCAGCGGCTGCTCGCCTTGATCAGTGGCGGGGTTCAAAACGTGGTCATCGATCTATCCGGGGTGGATTACATAGACTCCACCGGACTCGGCGTGCTCATGGGCGGGGCCAAGCGAGTGCGAAGCGCCGGAGGAGACATCCGGCTCGTCACGACGGGATCCCGCCTCGCTGATCTGATCGAGCTCACTCGACTCGACCGTGTCCTTGATGTGTTCGACTCGGTTTCGGCGGCCACCGAAGGTTCTGGCTCGTGACAACCGACCCCACCCAATTCGACTTTGAGATTCCCGCTCGCCCCGAATACCTCTCGCTGGTTCGCTCCTTGGTGGTCGAAGCCGCCGAAATGGATGAATCCCTGAGTCGAGAGCGAATCGAGGACTTCAAGGTGGCTGTCTCCGAGGCCACCACCAATGCCATTGAGGCCCATGCCCGAGCCTGTCGCGACGATTCCATCCGGATACGCTGCACCCTCTTCGACGACCGCCTTGAATTCCACATCACCGATCGGGGCTACGGCTTCTATCCCGATCAGATTCAAGTACTCCCCGAGCCCGATGATCCCAGCCGGTTGAATTTCGAGCGGGGTTTGGGCATCTATCTAATGCGAGTCCTCTCCGACAAGGTTGAGATCCAAAGCGGGCCCGATGGAACCGAGGTCTCATTGGCCATCGACCTTCCTGCCAACAACTCGAATTCCTGAGCTGATAGCAAGGGAATAGCCGAATGCCCGCTGTGACTGAGTAAGCCATGCCAAAAGCGGCTACTTTCAGCGCCGGTGGCTGACAAAAATCTCCTCAGCGATCTGACGTTCCTGGGTGGTCCCAGCCGCTTGGCCCGATTCATCGGCCGCCCGATTCACCATTTCGCAGCCATCGAGGCCGCAGGCGGTGTTCTCATGCTGGTCGCCACAGTGGCCGCCCTGGTCTGGGTCAACTCTCCATGGCAGAGCTCTTATGAGGACTTTTGGCACACCTACGTATCGTTCTCAGTGGGCGACTATCGCTTCAAGCACGATCTCGCTCACATCGTTCAAGACGGCCTCATGGCCGTGTTCTTCTTCGTGGTCGGCCTGGAGATCAAACGGGAATTGGTGACCGGCCAGCTCCGGGATCCCCGCTTTGCCGCGCTACCCGCGGTGGCCGCCCTCGGCGGCATGGTGGTGCCCGCCCTCGTCTACTTCGCATTCAATGCCGGCGGGCCTGGTCAAGACGGCTGGGGTATCCCCATGGCCACCGACATCGCCTTCGCCATAGGGGTCCTTTCGCTTCTCGGCAATCGCATTTCTTCTCAGATGAAGGTGTTCCTGCTGACCCTGGCCATCGTCGATGACATCGGCGCCATCCTGGTGATCGCAATCTTCTACACCAGCGATCTCTCCGGCAATTGGCTGCTCACCGCCGCCATTCTGCTGGCTGGCATTCTGGTGCTCCGCCGGCTCAACGTTTGGTATCTGCCTATATACCTTGTCATTGGGGTGGCCTTCTGGCTGGCCGTGCTGGAATCCGGAGTCCACGCCACAATTGCCGGGGTGATCCTCGGTCTGATCACCCCGGCCAAGCCCCTCCAGTCAGAAGAGGAAGCCCGCCGCTGGGCCAGTTGGCTCCAGATGCAAGACGTTGTCCACCTCGACGACGTGCGCCGAGTTGGATTCCACCTTCGAGAGTCCCAGCCCGTCAGTCTGCGGATTGAAGAGATGCTCCACCCCATAGCCGGCTACGTCATCATCCCCCTCTTCGCCCTGTCGGCCGCGGGGGTTGAGCTCTCCGGCGATGTTCTGTCCGATGCGGTCACCTCGCCGGTGACGCTGGGGGTAGCGGTCGGATTGGTAGTGGGCAAGACCGCGGGTATCTCGCTGTTCTCTTGGATCGCCCACCGATTGGGCTGGGTCACCATTCCAAAATCACTGGCCGGCCTCCACATGGTGGGGTTGGCCATGGTGGCCGGAATCGGCTTCACCGTGTCGCTCTTCATCTCCCGACTGGCCTTCGGTGACCCATCCGTGGCCGATGAGTCCAAGATCGGAATCCTGGTGGGATCGCTGATCGCCGCGGTCGTTGGTCTGGCGATTTTGTCCCGTACCGAGCCTCGTCCAAAGTACGCAGACAAGGCCTAATCCACGAGTCTTGCGCTCAGCGCGTTTAGGTTCTGCTTGACAGCCCCTCTACCTCAACCCCTAGCTTCTCCCCGTGCCCAACGCCCTCGTTATCGTCGAGTCTCCGGCCAAGGCCAAGACAATCGCGGGCTATTTGGGAAGCGGGTACGTGGTGGAATCCTCCATCGGGCACATCCGAGACCTGCCCAGCAACGCCAGCGAGGTACCCGAGGCGTTTCGAGGCGAGTCGTGGTCTCGGTTGGGAATCGACGTCGACAACGACTTCAAACCGCTGTATGTGGTGCCCTCCGACAAGAAGGCCCAGATTCGCAAGCTGAAGCAACTGCTCAAAGAGTCCGACGAGCTGTACCTCGCCACTGACGAAGACCGCGAGGGAGAGGCCATCGCCTGGCACCTGCTCGAAGTCCTGTCCCCGAAGGCCGATGTCAACGTAAAGCGGATGGTGTTCCACGAGATCACCCCGTCGGCCATTCGGTCTGCTATTGAATCGCCCCGGGATCTGGACCGCCGCTTGGTAGACGCCCAAGAGGCCCGCCGGCTGCTGGACCGGCTGTATGGCTATGAGGTGTCACCCGTGCTTTGGAAGAAGGTGCTGCCCCGTCTTTCGGCCGGACGGGTGCAGAGCGTGGCCACCCGCATCGTGGTCGAGCGCGAGCGCGAGCGCATGGCCTTCACCGCGGCCGGCTATTGGAGTTTGAGCGCGGTGTTCCGGGTATTGGGCGACCTCAGTCCCGGCGACCCCTCCACCTTCACTGCCTCGCTAACCGCAGTGGACGGGGCCAAAGTGGCGGTGGGCAAGGACTTCGCCAGCAATGGACAACTCCGCAGCCCCGACGCGGTTCACCTCGACGAGGAAGCGGCCCAAACTCTGGCCCGCGGGTTGACCGAGGCCGAGATCAGCGTCCGAGGGGTCGAGGTGAAGCCCTACCGCCGTCGGCCCGCGGCCCCCTTCATGACTTCAACTCTCCAGCAAGAGGCCGGTCGCAAGCTGCGCCTGTCGGCCGCCATGGCCATGAGAGCGGCCCAGTCCCTGTACGAGAAGGGCTACATCACCTACATGCGCACCGACAGCACCACCTTGTCGGACGCAGCCTTGCGGGCGGCTCGCGCCGCGGTCTCCGAGCGCTTCGGGGCCTCCTACCTGCCCGACGAGCCCCGCCGATACGCCAAGAAGGTAAAGAACGCCCAAGAAGCCCACGAAGCCATCCGACCTTCGGGCGACCAATTCCGCACCCCGGAGGAGGTAAGGGCCGAAGTGCCCCAGATGGAGGCTCAGGTCTACGAGCTGATCTGGCAGCGAACAGTGGCTTCGCAGATGACCGACACAGTGGGTGAGACCGTCCATGTCGATCTCGGCGGGACAACCGCCGATGGGCGCGACGCCGCGTTCTCGGCGGCGGGAACGGTGATCACCCATGAGGGCTTCCGCCGGGTGTACACCGAGGGTACCGACGAGGAGTCCGACCAGGAGGAGGCCGAGCGGCGCATGCCATCGCTGGCGGCCGGCGACCCGCTGGCCATCGACGAGCTGTCTCCCTCGGGGCACACCACCCAGCCTCCGGCCCGCTATACCGAGGCATCGCTGGTGCGGAGGCTGGAGGAACTCGGCGTCGGCCGCCCGTCAACCTATGCCGCCATCATGAACACCATTGTCGATCGGGGCTATGTGTGGAAGAAGGGGGCGGCGTTGGTCCCATCGTTCACGGCATTTTCGGTGGTCACCCTGTTGGAGCAGCACTTCCCCAACTTGGTGGACTATGCCTTCACCGCTCGCATGGAGGACGACCTCGACGGCATTGCCTCAGGCGACCGAGAGGCCATCCCGTGGTTGAGCCGCTTCTATTTCGGCCCGGCCGACAACGAGCCCGACGACGACTCCGCTCACGGCGTTGCCAAGTACGGGCTTCGCACCGCGGTGTCTGATCGCTTGGGCGACATCGACGCCCGGGCGGTGAACTCCATTCCCATCGGCGCCGACGAGAACGGAGAACCGGTGGTGGTCAGGGTCGGGCGCTATGGGCCCTATGTGCAGCGCGGCGAAGACCGGGCCAGCCTTCCCGACGACCTGCCCCCCGATGAGCTGACCCTGGATCGGGCACTGTCGTTCATCTCGGCCCCCTCCGACGACCGCACCTTGGGCGATGACCCCGAGACCGGTTTGGCGGTGGTGGTGCGCTCTGGCCGGTTCGGCCCCTATGTCCAGATCGGAGAGGAGGCCGACGACGGCGGGGAGAAGCCCAAGCGGGCATCTCTGCTAGCTGGCATGCAGCCGGAGACGATCACGCTCGACGACGCCCTCAAAGTGCTGTCGTTGCCCCGGGTGGTGGGCACCGATCCGTCCGACGGCACCGAGGTCGTGGTTCAAAATGGGCGCTATGGCCCCTACGTCACCAAGGGCAAGGAGAACCGGAGCCTCGACTCCGAAGATCAGCTTTTCACCATAACCCTGGAGCAATGCCTGGAGCTGTTGGCCCAACCCCGGCGCCGTCGGGGTCAAACGGCCAAGCCACCCCTTCGGGATCTGGGCTTGGATCCGGCCACCGAGAAGCCAATGCTGGTCAAGGACGGCCGCTACGGCCCCTACGTGACCGACGGCGAGGTGAACGCCTCACTGGGCAAAGCCGACTCGGTGGAGACCCTGACTGTGGAACGGGCATCGGAGCTGCTCCAGAGGCGGCGCGACAGAATCGCCGCCGGCGGTGGCAAACCCCCGGCCCGCCGCAAGTCCACGGCCAAGAAGAAGGCTTCGGCGAAACCAGGGGCGGCAAAGAAAAAGCCGCCGCCTCGGTCGGGATCGTAAGCCAGTAGCTACCCTGAGCGGGTGGAGGCGGCCCGGCATGGCTTTTGACGAGTCCTCTGCGGTGCCCGGGCCCGCTCCTGTCCCTAATTCCTCTGCGGTGGCTTCTGCTCGGATTGACCGGATTTTCGGAAGCGCCCAGTACTTTCGGCTGTGGATTGCCCAGATCTTCTCCTCCGGGGGCGACTGGTTGGCCCTGTTCGCCATCCTCATCACCGCCGACCGCGTGGGCGGCGGCACCCCGGAGGCGTCGGTGGCCTACGTGATGATCGCCCGCTTCCTTCCCGGACTCATTTTCGGATCGGCCGCCGGGGTGCTGGTGGACCGCTGGGACCGAAAGCGGACGATGGTGGTATGCGATATCGGGCGGGCCGCCACCATTCTGTGGCTGCCGTTCGTGGACTTCGTCTGGCAGCTTGTGCTGGCCTCGCTCATTCTGGAGGGCTTTGCCCTGCTGTGGGCCCCGGCTAAGGAATCCTCGGTGCCCAATCTGGTTCCCCGGGAGAAGCTGACCGCGGTCAACTCGCTTTCCTTGGTAGCCGCCTACGGCACATTCCCACTGGCTGCGGCCGTGTCCATCGGTCTGGCCAGTTTGGCCACGGTGATCCAGCGCGTCAGTGCCGTCGACTTTCTGCGCATCGACGCCGAGTCGATGGCGTTCTATATAGATGCGGCAACCTTCATTGCCTCCGCGGCGATCATTTCCCGGCTTGCCCTGCCCCGGGGACCGCAGACCACCAGTGAGCAGGACGAGGGCTCGACCCGGGTATGGGCGCCGGAGCAGGTATTTCGGGACTTGCGCGACGGGTGGAGCTACATCTTCTTGAACCCCACCGTGCGGACGGTGAATGTTGCCCTGGCCGTCGGGCTGATCGGCGGGGGGATGATCGTTCCGCTGGGACCGGTGTTTGCCGAAGATGTGCTGC containing:
- a CDS encoding ABC transporter permease is translated as MTDNQQRFISGFDIGRLLRPFAGLAVPAGAVIAALVVGAILLGVFGANPLTGYRELFTGAFGGPDELAATALKSIPLMLVGVGICIAFRTGVINIGGEGQIIMGAILATLVALALPDVPRPILVPLVMIAGGVGGGVWGAIPGALKAYSGVNEILSTIMMNIIAGFFMSFLLEDWLIEPGAIRIQQTKRLTQNADLPILPGGTRLHLGIVVALVVAILAYLLLFRSSLGMRLRAVGHNPHASRASGMKVEMSITQALAFSGACAGIAGAVLVFGSESHRLIGEGGPLAFTQSAGFNGIVTALFGGLHPLFTVLSSYLFGGMLAGGISLQRAVQVPQALVIALNGVVVVFVVGSLKLRTRVQRWAEGDIQMEDRA
- a CDS encoding CpaF family protein — its product is MAWSRIGGGKEALNPFLCDPSVSEIMVNGPGPVWVERRGRLEATNTILDTETIELLIEQTVAPLGRRIDRSSPMVDARLNDGSRLNAVVPPVAVDGPYVTIRRFSVHPVPLEEFASPGVVSALRWAVSARCNLVVSGGTGAGKTTLLNALAGSIDPGERVVTVEDAAELALASDHVVRLEARPVDADGVSPVTIRQLVRNALRMRPDRIIVGEVRGAETLDMLQAMNTGHEGSLSTCHANSPADALSRLETMVLLDGGAVPLAAVRDQIAAALDLVVHVARRPQGQRRIVSLAVIDRSDERDDGSRPRLRQIADELRLHSLPSVKPRKSNAGDPDPRWLRQ
- a CDS encoding type II secretion system F family protein — its product is MASPMTVIKEALGAAAERVQAMAARAGLNATIAQVHKGLGAVALFGGSFGALQAGVIGAIVGTVVSVVGALMLLRANRHRRDQVMEAQLPGFLEAIARGLRTGLQLGPATVEAASSTPPPLHHEVLPLAEELRRGLRSADVFDRWARRRPGSGSGLAAAAMAFAASAGGAQARAIDGVAATLRDRAALELEVRSLTSQARVSAMMIAALPVGFMLLSAGVGDHAVSFMFTTRLGLAFLACGLGLDAIGAWWMRRIVNSRD
- a CDS encoding type II secretion system F family protein — protein: MALAAVIALAIHPVLGVGVGLFMWIVPHRRRAQLQHRKQAEVIEELPEVVDLLRLAVSSGLNVHLAVAAVGERLGGPVGLGLAGAVQRAQDGMRLADALEPLPDSVGEPVRPLVRVLIDGDRYGTELEPALAQLAADSRLLRRHRAEEQARRLPLRLLLPLVVCILPAFILLTLAPVLAETLTILRQ
- a CDS encoding DUF4244 domain-containing protein; translation: MFLLRWLIALHSWTARIRSDRGQATAEYALILLGAAAIAMLLVTWVTRTNRISNLLDAVFRHITGLVG
- a CDS encoding pilus assembly protein; translated protein: MSASGPAAGPAARDRGQAAVETALVLPLIMAVALALVQVGLLVRDHVLVVHAAREAARAAAVDPTTEAATVAALAATSLDPDRLLVETQGSRTTGGLLRVTVRFRPEPAVPLVGGLFPSVTIQEALTVRVE
- a CDS encoding STAS domain-containing protein, with the protein product MEFSVTVASHKGWEVLTVTGEIDMATAPRFRQRLLALISGGVQNVVIDLSGVDYIDSTGLGVLMGGAKRVRSAGGDIRLVTTGSRLADLIELTRLDRVLDVFDSVSAATEGSGS
- a CDS encoding ATP-binding protein; translation: MTTDPTQFDFEIPARPEYLSLVRSLVVEAAEMDESLSRERIEDFKVAVSEATTNAIEAHARACRDDSIRIRCTLFDDRLEFHITDRGYGFYPDQIQVLPEPDDPSRLNFERGLGIYLMRVLSDKVEIQSGPDGTEVSLAIDLPANNSNS
- the nhaA gene encoding Na+/H+ antiporter NhaA, with the protein product MADKNLLSDLTFLGGPSRLARFIGRPIHHFAAIEAAGGVLMLVATVAALVWVNSPWQSSYEDFWHTYVSFSVGDYRFKHDLAHIVQDGLMAVFFFVVGLEIKRELVTGQLRDPRFAALPAVAALGGMVVPALVYFAFNAGGPGQDGWGIPMATDIAFAIGVLSLLGNRISSQMKVFLLTLAIVDDIGAILVIAIFYTSDLSGNWLLTAAILLAGILVLRRLNVWYLPIYLVIGVAFWLAVLESGVHATIAGVILGLITPAKPLQSEEEARRWASWLQMQDVVHLDDVRRVGFHLRESQPVSLRIEEMLHPIAGYVIIPLFALSAAGVELSGDVLSDAVTSPVTLGVAVGLVVGKTAGISLFSWIAHRLGWVTIPKSLAGLHMVGLAMVAGIGFTVSLFISRLAFGDPSVADESKIGILVGSLIAAVVGLAILSRTEPRPKYADKA
- the topA gene encoding type I DNA topoisomerase, producing MPNALVIVESPAKAKTIAGYLGSGYVVESSIGHIRDLPSNASEVPEAFRGESWSRLGIDVDNDFKPLYVVPSDKKAQIRKLKQLLKESDELYLATDEDREGEAIAWHLLEVLSPKADVNVKRMVFHEITPSAIRSAIESPRDLDRRLVDAQEARRLLDRLYGYEVSPVLWKKVLPRLSAGRVQSVATRIVVERERERMAFTAAGYWSLSAVFRVLGDLSPGDPSTFTASLTAVDGAKVAVGKDFASNGQLRSPDAVHLDEEAAQTLARGLTEAEISVRGVEVKPYRRRPAAPFMTSTLQQEAGRKLRLSAAMAMRAAQSLYEKGYITYMRTDSTTLSDAALRAARAAVSERFGASYLPDEPRRYAKKVKNAQEAHEAIRPSGDQFRTPEEVRAEVPQMEAQVYELIWQRTVASQMTDTVGETVHVDLGGTTADGRDAAFSAAGTVITHEGFRRVYTEGTDEESDQEEAERRMPSLAAGDPLAIDELSPSGHTTQPPARYTEASLVRRLEELGVGRPSTYAAIMNTIVDRGYVWKKGAALVPSFTAFSVVTLLEQHFPNLVDYAFTARMEDDLDGIASGDREAIPWLSRFYFGPADNEPDDDSAHGVAKYGLRTAVSDRLGDIDARAVNSIPIGADENGEPVVVRVGRYGPYVQRGEDRASLPDDLPPDELTLDRALSFISAPSDDRTLGDDPETGLAVVVRSGRFGPYVQIGEEADDGGEKPKRASLLAGMQPETITLDDALKVLSLPRVVGTDPSDGTEVVVQNGRYGPYVTKGKENRSLDSEDQLFTITLEQCLELLAQPRRRRGQTAKPPLRDLGLDPATEKPMLVKDGRYGPYVTDGEVNASLGKADSVETLTVERASELLQRRRDRIAAGGGKPPARRKSTAKKKASAKPGAAKKKPPPRSGS
- a CDS encoding MFS transporter, which translates into the protein MAFDESSAVPGPAPVPNSSAVASARIDRIFGSAQYFRLWIAQIFSSGGDWLALFAILITADRVGGGTPEASVAYVMIARFLPGLIFGSAAGVLVDRWDRKRTMVVCDIGRAATILWLPFVDFVWQLVLASLILEGFALLWAPAKESSVPNLVPREKLTAVNSLSLVAAYGTFPLAAAVSIGLASLATVIQRVSAVDFLRIDAESMAFYIDAATFIASAAIISRLALPRGPQTTSEQDEGSTRVWAPEQVFRDLRDGWSYIFLNPTVRTVNVALAVGLIGGGMIVPLGPVFAEDVLHVDGGDGFRAFMVALGIGVAIGIAGLTLRQNRLHKEQVFLAAVFGAGACLFVATSMWTLVGSALLVGGLGVCAGTVYVLGITLLQESATEELRARVFAGLFTLVRSSVMLALLLGPALALFLNGLSDKFFDKEVNILGFDVIIPGVRLTLWLAALIMVAAGFLTLATRSRAGGRTASP